The following DNA comes from Leishmania mexicana MHOM/GT/2001/U1103 complete genome, chromosome 8.
TCGGCGGATAtcacgagagagggagagaaggcgcgcagagcagcggcaggtcACTGCCCGTTCGTGCGACGCTCCCACATGCGCCCTCTACTCatgtccctcccccttcctctgtGCGTTTCGGACTGGCTGGTCTGTGCGGTGCCCTCTGTGCTAGATGATGGCATCGTTTTCCTCTATACCACTCTTTCTTtcttgtgcgtgcatgcgtttgtgcgtgtgtgttgttgttttcgaGACCCGAGTTGAACTCGTTGCTGGTACGGTGTACACATATATAAGCGCGcacgagagcgagcgagcgagcgacaGAGAAGCATGATGATGAAGGCTGCGGTTGAAAAGAGGCGCCTGCAATCGTGCATGTACATCAGGTAAAGGAGGATAGGGTGAAGTGacttgtgcgcgtgtagTTAGGTGGGGGTGCGGGACAGCGCACGGCAATGGACAAGCGCCGTGGTGAATTGAGGTAACGCAGAAAAGAAGCCATAAGAAAAACGCCATACGGGAATCGAcgctcctctgccgcccGACTCGACCTATTCGACCCCCTCCGCCGGAGTCCACAGGAGACAAGGCGGGGGACCAAATACAAAACAGAAAACGCGTAGACAGCGGAGGGCGGAAGGAGGGAGGTGTGGAGGGGCTGCGCGTGCCGATGGCGTCGCActctacccctcccccctcccctcctcctcttttcgCGCCGTCTAGCCCCTCCCCGAGTGCCCCTGCACCCCTCCCGCTCCATCGTTTTGCAGTGTGTCACTCCGCCAGATGAAgatgcgcacacatgcaacctccctccccctccaagCACCTACGGAAAGGAGAGGCACAAAGATATTTGAAGAAGTGCGCTCCGCGAGTGTCGGCATCGTCCACACAGGCAACAGAGACACAAAGGAAGTCCGCTATACCCATGACATCAACAATACACGCGAAGAAGGAAACcgggaaaaagaaaagatgCGCCTCTAGTGTACATACCTTTGTGCGCGACCTCTCACCGAggtcgcctccgcccccaAGCGGAGGAGAAGATCAGCGGCGGGAATGCGTACATCCTCGCGAGAGTGAGACCGCAGCACGCGAACGTCTCCCGCAAAGGCACAAGCTCATACAGTCTCTCCCACGCCTCCGGCCACGCACGTGTTAGGATCTACTGCCTACGTGAGGCTCGGCCCCGCTGCCTTCTCGGTGTCGCACCACGCACAGTTGACGACCAGGCACGGTTCGGTGTGTACAAGAGTCTCACGGAGGTGCTGACGTGGTAagctcggcgctgctggtggcacGCCCCTCACCTCcgacatgcgcacacgcgtgatGCCGCCCTTGGGAGCCCCgggtggtggagaggcggGGAAAGTTCGGTTTTCCAGATATGATTTAGCTGTGATGACTGCTTCACGCTGCGCATCGGCAACAagaggcgcggcagcggcggcgctacTCTCCACAGAGGTGCGCTTTCCTGCCACATTGGCCGCCTCCCCGGCAGCGGCTATCGCGGTGTCTACCGGCAAGTTAACCATAGCACGCTCTACAAGATGAGTGCCGAACATTGGCGCGTtgggagggcggaggcggctgatAGCCGTGCGCTTCGCCTCGGAGGAGCTGCCGACCATTGGGTAGGCGGTGAAGAGGTCCACATCGGTATTTTTGGTGTAGCCGAGTGCCAGCAACGACTGATACCTCTCCACACGCCGCGACGTGTCCACCTCTGGCAAGCGGCCCTCTGCCGCTACACCGGGAAGCGCATCGGCGTCCATTGCACGTAAGGTCAGATAGTTTTGAGCCGGTAAAGCGGAGGGTAAAGTGACCTCTGATTGATGCGTTTGCGGCTGATCTGGCAGAATCGCGAGGCTCTCCGCGGGCGGTGCCAAGGAAGCAATCCACGCCAGGGTGTTGATATCAGAGAGCGCGTCCACTCGACCAGTGCCATCTGTGActcgcgccgccgaggcAACGGCGTTGAGGCCGGGCGTGGCCCGCATGGCCCCGCCTCTTAGCTGCGCGATGGCTTCATTTACATCCGCcatccgctgcgccacctccttttCAAGGTCCGCAACTTTGCTGTCATACGTGTcccgcagcggtgcgctcGGCTCCATAGATACGACCGGCGTGGTGAGTATCGTTTCGTTTGCGTCCGCAGGCGGGTCGGCGTTGCCAAGGCCAGGCCTGGCAGAGGCATCTGCGGAGGCCCACTGCCgcttcagctgcgccagctccttctccagctgctgtaGCCGCATGAGGGAAAGGGCAGCGTCCTCACGGGCTTTTCGGTCCACAACAGGGGTGCGGTTCACCGCCGTGACAGCTGTGCCGCCCGGCCCTGCGGCGACGTTGGACGCGCTCTGCTTCATGGCGGCTCTACCTATgatgcgcagccgctcctccatGGCCTGCcaccgctccagcagctcatcTTCGAGGTCACCGACTCGGTCTGAGAGggccgccgtctcctccctGGCCACCTGATCGACGCCGGCGCTTGGGATGAGAGGCCCAGCAGGGTCGCTAACAATCTGCTTTGCTTTGCCTTTGGATGAGCGAAGCACTTTGGCTGTTGAGGATGGCGCATGAGACGCGGACGCCGACACACAggtctcctccacctccgtctcAATATCCTCCACCACTGGTTTCGCCTCAGCGTTCTTCTCGGCCCGCTTGCCTGAGAACGGCGACCGTGCCTTGCTCGACGGGCCccgtgacgacgacggcgagcccgaccgctgcggcagctttTCAGGCTCTGCCACAGAAGGGGCACTACCGCTGATGTTCTTTGCCATGGAGGCAGTGCGCAGCGCAATATTCGCAAGGGCGCTGTTCACCTCCTTGAACCGACGCTCCATCGTCACCTCTAGCTCCTCTAGCAGATCAAGggacgccgcagcgtcctCACGGGCAACGGTGTCGATCACTTCAGCAGGAACCGTGTGCGGCAACGGAGGAGGCTCCAGCGCAGGGGTGTGCAAGGTGGTGTTTGCGACCGGCTTTTTCGTTGGCACTTGCTTGGGACGCGCTGTGGCAACCTttgcagcagtggcaccgctaccgcccccgcctccactgctgccaccgccctTCTCtgctcgcggcgcagcagcggctctggccaccgttgctgccgtcATCATCGACTGCGTCTCTAGCTCCTGGAAGCGGCGCATCACGTAATCGCCGAGTTCCTCGATGTCTGCGCGGGCCTCGTGGTCTAttgcgctgccgctaccGCCAGAGTCGCCCTTGTCCGGATTCGGTGCCGAAGCCGCGGCTCGGTGGGTCTTGGAGGATaacggcggtggccgtgcCGGAatgctgcgcagctcttcCAAGAGCATCTCCGCCTTCTTGAGAGCGGCAGTCGCCTTCTCGAGTGCTGTTTCCGTagcgccgtcgtcgcacCTCCTTTCAGTATCGGAGGAAGAGCCAGCCGAGCCCGTCTCCCGCTTGGATGGACTGCTGTTgtggcgccgacgcgccgccgtgtcactggctgcggctgccgcggcgctgatggTGGACTGCTCGCTGGCATTGATCACAAAAGCGCGCGCCTCGCGACGAGTGAAGCGAAACGCGGGCAGATCCACCAGATACGAGGTGTACGCGTCGGGGGTGATGACAGGATCGCCATACTCCTCGACAAGTTTCGCGACATCCCCGAGGCGCACACCCCACAGCTGCAGGAACTGCTCGATGTGCTTCACACGGTTCTCCACACCACCCCCAGAGGCGGACTTGCcggaggcggctgcagccCGCTGCCACATTTCGCCGTCCCCTACCGCCCGCTGCTTGGCTTTCAGGTGGCGAGTGCGCAGCAAAAGCACTTGCTTCTGCAAATCTTGGATGACGACATCCTGCTCACTTTGCCGGTCCACCAGGTACTGGATAATGCTCTTGAGATTGCGCGACTGAACGGTGAAGTGGCCCTCGAAGAGCTTACCGTCGTCGAGGAATTGAACGCGTCGGCTTTCGCGGTTGCGAGGAGCGCGGCCACCTTCGTCGGTAGTGCCGATCAGTATCTTGGGAGACGGCAGCAACGCGTCGTCGCTCGAAAACTCTACATCCACctgcatctgcgccgccgacgcagcaggGGATGACGCGGGTAATGCCTCCATGCTTGGCCAGAGCGCAACAAACTCGCCGAGCCAGTAACGCCGCTACCGCTACGAGTGTGCGCCTGCTTCTTTGCCTGAAAGGGTGCAGCCACGCAACAGACTTCGCTGATGCGGGTAACAGTGAACTTCCGTTCGTGCGTTGCAGCAACTCGactctccgcctcttcacGCGTACACGAACTAGTCAATGGTGCTGCCTGTGCCCGCGAgccacgaaaaaaaagaaacagacAGGCGTGAGGGAAGTAGAGAAGCGAGAGTCGACATGCAAACATAAGGTGATTGGTGGTGAAGCGTGCTTTTCCCTCAGTGTCCGGTGGTTCACACCGAACGCCGGGAAGCGCACGGAGAGGATGAAGTGAGCCGCAGCCGAGAGAAATCGGACACCAAAGAGCAGCGAGAGGTTCTTCGTTGGGTTGCACGTCTTTTCTGCTCAACGCGTTCGCTCTTCGACACACATAAGAGCCCGACAACACCCTGCCCGGCatgtcacaggcccccatcgcgtggtgcgaagcagtcGTACACACGCTCTACAGCAATGCACCAACGCCGTCATACGAgcacggcctccgcctcatAACCCTACCAGTCGGCCCGCCTCGCCGGTCCCCGCCTGGTGCGTCCCTCGGGGTAGCTcaggcccctcccccacacaccagcaggcggtgtgaggggcggggagacGTCCGAGTCGCGGCGACACCATGCCCACCAGATGGATGCTGCACGTGCGTTCACTGCTGCAGGCCGCTCCggcgcaacgccatccacgacctgaccgcccacatcagcagcgacacatcgctctgacctcccctacGCCACAGGTGCTTAaccccgtcaccaccagaggtcGCCCAGCATTGGCGGGGGAtaggggtggggggctgcttggcttcctcTCACGCAACGTGGGGTGTAACTAACCGCGTGATGCCGCGCACTGAGGTGGCCGATGTCGTCAGGAAGCGCAAATGGTAAACAAAAAATGTTGCTGCAGGACGACGCATCAGAAACCATTTCGTTGAATCTGTGAGAACGCGAGCGCGCCTATGCACGTGTGGGAGCCGAAGGCAGGTACACGCGTGTGCAGATGTGCGGGTATGCTTGGGCCTCTGGTGTGTGCGTCACCTCCTAGGTCAGCTGAATAAGCTGCCTTTATGCCGGTCTATGactgcccacccacccctcatCCCACGCGAGGATTCTACAGGCATAAatgggtgtgcgtgtggttgTGAAGAGTGCGCGCAGGATGATGGCACCGCTTCCGTAGCGGGTCCCTCTTGTTCGATAGTGCGGAAAAAGTGCAGCCATACCACCAACTCCCATGCGCTTCTTTAGCTAACGGGTACCCTCTTCCCACAACGGTGTCATTagggcgccggcgctggacTGTCGGGCGTAGAACGCCTTCAGCGTAGACCACGAGGTGGTTCGTATGACACCGCTCCGCAAGGCGGATGCAACGCACAACGTTTGAGGCTCCACAGATTCTCTGCTGTCGTGGTGCCCGTTTCCGCTGTGCGAGGTCTCTTGCGGCGTTGCAGCTTGTGCCGGTAATGTGGCAGCGAAGGgctgcgcagctccgtcCTCGTCAAGCGCAGGTGTAAGGAAGCTGAGACCCGCAGGGGAAACGGCGAGTTGACAGGTTTTGGTAAAGGGAGACGCGGACCGCACTGGTATGCGTGGAGGCGACTTGGTGCTTGTAAGGGCTGGATGCGGAGCTGCGTGGATATCCGATGGCTCTCCGGGACGAGATGGCGACAGAGGTGGATGTGAAGCCCGAGAAGATGTCCTCGCCGGCGGTGGAGAGGTCGCAATGGAAGCCGAGTCGAAATTCGCTGTCTCGTGAGGCACGTGATGCGCCGAGCGATGCGCAGCCCATGTGtccaacgcacacacacagagcgtcgtcacctcctcctccccctcctcgcgccACTCGTGTCGAGGTGCGTCCTTCGAGATTGAAGCCGTCATGGGGGCAGAAAAAGCAAACCACCGCACCGGAGAGCGTCGCCACACACCAGTCGAAGAGGCCACGGTAGAGGTGGCGCCCTGCCGATTGTATGTCCCTCTCGGCGCAGTGTGGTCTGGCTCACGGTAGGGGCTCGCTTGGAAGCCCCCTACAGTCTTTGCTGAGGACCGTCCGGGGAACATAGTCGCATTAGCCCTTCTAAAGCGGTCCTCTGCACCGCTGGTTACCATCCCCGCAGCAACTTGAGAGAAGTGTGCTAGAGCGTCGCTGGCGAGCGCCACATCCTCGTCGCGGGGCTCATCGTCCATGCTGAGCACCGCGCTGCATCGCGCTGGAGAGGTTGAGCCGCCGCCTGGAAGCCGCAGAGACGTCTCTGCGTACGATGGGAGAGGCgtcagaggcggcggtggagcgtAGTAAGCCCGCATTTCTCGTCGGTCGCGCTTCACCTCCGGCGTCACCGGGGATGCACTCAAGTTGGGCCGCCGCGCTTCGCGTGACCTCTTCTCATgtgccactgcagcgccgtcgtctcCGTGCGTCACCGGgagatgctgctgcgtctgctGTGCGTTGGTCGCCTCAGAGTCCTCCTCATCGCCTGCGTCCGAAATCGCTGCCTGCATCCCCGCCAGCGGACTGTGCCGCAGTAGGTACTGAAGTCGCTGAAGGTCTCGCTCCAGGTCGCCCACAGTCCAGCGCGAGGGGTGGTAGATGTCATGGTGGCAGCTGCCCTGCTGGCGCCATGACGGCTTCTTCACCTGATACTCCTCATGCTCGGTGGCAGTCAAAGGAGAGGGAAGTAGTTGCGGTAGGGGTGTCGACGATGCCGAGTGTGTTGAAGCGGCGTTGAGTCGCTCCGGTGTTATCGGCAAACTTGCGTAGGGCTGGCGAGGTGCTATCGGAGACTCGTTCATACCGGAGAGATCGCGCAACTGCTGGAGGACTCGCCGCTCTCGTGCGGCGAGCTCATCGAGGAGTTGCTGCGTAGATGCGCTGCAACGCATGATGGCGGGGATGCCTAGACGGCCAACACGCCGAACCGTGAAGAGCGAGACGTGAGGAtgtgaggagagaggaagggacCAGAAGAGAAACCGTGGAGTGCctgcgaggggaggggaaaagTCTAAAAAGCCCAAGAAAGAGGAAGCGCGCgtgagcgtgtgcggcgATGATGTGAGCAGGGGTACTGCACTCCTACACTGAGCTGCACAGAAGTCGATGCCCTCATCTGCGCAAGTGCCGCTCAgcccactccctcccctctgtcgCTGGCATGTTTCCCACCTTCTCAGTCAATGCATCCAAGGAGCTTGGTGCGGGGACAAGCGCATTCGGGGAAGCAAAGGAACGCGTGCAGGCAACGAGGCAGTGCACGGGTGTGACGAAGCGCCGCGCCCGTGCGTGTACGTGGGATGTGTGTATCTGTTTCGTGCGACAGGAGTGCGGTTCATCGACACGTCCAtaaaggagagaagagggagagcacaAAGACTCAGCTCTGGTGTAGGATGCAGATCTAGAAAAGAATACAAGCGAAAAGATGGAAAAAGGCACAGACAACGTGCACACCCAGCGTGCAAGATAGgcttacacacacagagagagagcgacggcACGCGCCTGGGTGGCACTTCAACAGACCGCTGTTCCTCGGATGGGagacacgaaaaaaaaatccgCGGAGGAAAAAGAATGAAGGAGGGGAAGAAAAGGTGGATGGCGCGCGCCAAACACTACTGGACGCCACTCATCGACCCCGCCCCTGCTCCTGCGCATGCAAACATGCAgacagcagcgcacacgctcaTCAAGGAAGTGCACACGGACGACTTCTCATGCTTCTAGGACTGTCGTCCATGAGCCAAAACCTGATGATCGACAAGCACGCCAACACGCATCTCagacaaggagagagagggagggaggcaacGCAGCGAGCCAGCACGCGATGCGCCAGCAAGACTCAACCACAGCAAtgcagcagaaaaaaaaaacaagaacTAGAgcgaacacacgcacacaggatAGACGGACGCTTATGCAGGAGTGCGGCACATGCGAGGGTAAAAGGCATCACGAGCCcagccagagagagaggctgaGAGCGACGACGTCCTTGAACGGCAAAGAACACCAAAgtcgaggagagagaaagacaaaGAAGGCAAAtaaaagaagaaaaacggAAGCGGCTAAGAAAGGGCGGGCAAAGAAGCATGAAGGAAGCGAGAGGGCTGAGACGAAaaactatatatatatagctataagcaccgcagcggagagCCTACACTGTTCACAGAGACGCAAAGTGAAAACCCAACGCGCCATCTAATCTCTATCTCAAGTAGGGGGGAAAGCCAACGGCGGCACATGTGAAGTTGCGGAGAGGATATCAGGGGTCTTGATGGTccctcacctctctctccctgtgttTGCATCAtggctgtgtgtgggtgtgggtgtgtgggtgtgggtgtgtgggtgtgtgtctgctctATGGTTAGTCGTGCGATGATGACGAAAGCGccaaaggaggaggaggaggaggaggggggcgcccAACGACTACACGGATCCACAAGCCACATAGGCGAGCGCGACAGCGGAATATACGTTTCGGAAaagagcaaagaaaaaaaggacgaTCACATCAACACGTCTGCGACAACTCCAGCAAGCCCGCGTGTCCACAGCACATGCACATTGATGTGTCTCGCTTATTCTTCCACGAGCACTTCTCGCACTCGATCTTGCCCTCCGAAAGAAGGACGTCAAACTTCTGCTTCCACGTCGACACCTGCTTGCGCAGAGAGTCATTGACGTCGAGTAGGTCCTTAGCCAGCGAGCCGGCGTTCTTCTTgccgcagaggcgcagcgcgtgctccTTTCGGAGCATCTCATTGCGCTCGCCCAGCATCTTGGAGAGGTCCATGTAGTACATCTTCTGCCGCTTGatctccgcctcgcgcgtCTTGATAACGTGCTCGGCATCCTTGTTCTTGTTCACAATCGTCAACAAGTCCGCCTCCATGTCCAGTAGCGTCCGCTCGTTGTactcggcggcgctgctggctgcacgctgcagctgctccagctccacctTTCGGTGCCTGAGCTTCTCGCGAGTAGACTTTTCCGCTCGCCGCACCGTTGTCTCCAttgtgcgcgcctgctcctctGATTCCATAGCCTCGAGGTGGATTTGGCGGGCCAGGTCGCGCAACGCAGCCTCCTTAAACTGCGCCTTGGACAGACGCTCCTCTGCCTTCCGCATCAGCTCCTCGCCTTGGTGTGAGAGCGCGTTGCGGCGAACATCCTCCGCCTCGATCTCGAGCAGATAGCGGTGgatctccgcctcctgctcaaCCAGACGCTGCTTATTgcgggcctcctcctcctccagcctGCGAGCTCGTCGCTTTAGCTGATGTTTCTCCGACGCGATGTACTCCTCGTGCAGTttcgccagctgctgcgtggcaTCCGCGTtgccgcgctgtgcctgctCGATGAGTTGCCTCTCCAGCGTCATGTACTTGGTATGCTGCACACTAACGCGCTCGAGCTCCTCATGCGCCTCTGCCAgcaccggctgctgctccacggaTCGCTGAAGCAGAGACTGAAACAGGTCTTGAGCGCAGGTACCAATACGGGCCTGCCGCATCTTGAGGTGTTCCGCCATCTCCACGAGGCGCCGCTCGCGCTCGGCATACTCGCGCATCTTGCGCTGATCCATCTCTTCCAGTTCCAGCAAGTACCCCTTCACCTCTTGCTCCTGCCGCGACAGCTCCGTCGTCTGTGCGCGCTGGCAGCTCTCAAAGTCAAGCACACGCTGCTCAAACCGCTCCCGCTCCGCGGCAAGGCAaccctctctgcgtgtgagCACATCGCCGGTGCGCTGGAGATTGCGCAAGCGCTGAGCATCCTCGTCTGTgagtcgctgccgcgcggcgtCGTCCTTTGCCCTCGTCGACGTATTCTCCTCGCTGCGACGACGGTAGAGCGACTGCCACTTGTGGATGGCACCCTCGCGATCCAGTACGCGCCGGTCAGATATCTGCAAGAGATGCAGTGACTGGAGCTCGCTGGTCTGATGGTGCTCGAGTAggctgcgctgctcctcctcgcacgcCAGGAGCACGCGCATCGTCAGCTGGTGGAGGAGGCCCTGCCtgtgagcggcagcggtggcggcgctctgCGCCTTGATCACGGCGGACTGGCATTCCTGCTCGCGATCGCGGTGCTTTGCGTCTGCTTCGTAGGCCTCAAGCCTCAGCTGGCGCACCTGCCCCTCCGCAAATTGGGCGGcagagacggcgctgcccaTCTGCACCTTCATCTCAAGGGCCTGCCGCCGCAAgctctccagctcctctcTCAGAGTCCCCACCTGCCCTTGTGATGCGGTTGCCCTCGACTCGGCAGCCTTGGACTCGCTCAAGGCCGCGTTCAGcttcgcctgcagcgcgttTGTCACCTCCTGCATCCGCATCACCTCGACGCACCGCTGTATGTCACGAGCCTCCAGCTGGTTGCTGCGGGCCAAGCTGCGAAACTCTATCCTCTCCTCGGCCAGAATGTTGGCGCGGTACATGCTCTCAAAAGCGCAGAAGTACCGCTGCTCTCGTCGGTTCAACACATCGGCGGACGATTCGGCGTGCCCTTGGCATGCCATGTACTCTGCGGTCATGCGCGCGTCGTCGAGCGCGACGGGGTCAAagacgccgtcgtcggcgacTCCACCGAGTCGCATCTCAAACCGCTGCAGGCGTGTGCAGTTTGCCTGCAGGCGTCCTCGCTCCGCCTCGGTCGCCTTGGCAACGCCCTGCAGGTCTGCCTGCTCTGCCTTGAGACGTTCCTGTGCCTGATAGAGCTCCACCTCCTTTGCCATCGTCGCATCCTGCAGCGCAACCAGCGCCATCTCcttctgccgcagcgccgcctcacgctccctctgcgtcgcctccatcccggcgcggcggtcgcgcagctccgtctcCCACTCGCGCAGCTTATCCTGCCGCATTTTGCAGTCCACATCGTTGCGATCCTGGGCGAGCTGCATCTCCTCTCTCGTGCGAAGCATCGCACGCCTGTcccgctgcatcgccgttTCGAACTCGTTCTTATCCGCCAGCAGCATCatctgctgcttctccagctgTATCTCCTGCGCTCGCAGCTTGCCAGCAAGTTCGTCGTTTTGCCGGCGCAGCTCTATGTCGCGCTGAGAGACGTCAGTCTCCCATTGCTTTACAGTTTGCAGGGCAGCCTCGTGCTCTGCTTCCAGCTTCTGCCTctgctccgcctgctgcacgtTCCATGCTCTCTTCATCTGCATCACCTCATCGAACTGCCGGCGTAGCTCCtcttggcgctgctgaagctgcgcCTCAAGAGCCTGCAGGGACTCGGTGCGGACGCTATGGACCTCCTTCATCGTGCGTTCCTTTGCGCGGGTCGTCTCCGACTGCAGCTCAGTCGCCTGTCGAAGCGTCTCTACCTCGAGCAGCTTCTGCGCTGTCTCACGCTCGCGACGGCCGAGCTCGTACTCTGCTTTGCGCAGACGCTCAttgagctcctcctcgcgctgatccgtgcggcggtgcgcctcctgcacgcGCCGTTTCAGCTCTGCCTCCTTCGCTGCCACCTCGGATTGCACCCGCCGTGCCTCGTTGTCCGTCTCGATCCActtctgctgcagctcctcctccctccggcgcgccgcggcctcggccttgcactgcgccgcctgcgcctcacgaatgcgctgcgccacatccTCCTCTCGTTGCTTCGCAGTGGCCTCGAGAGCCCTGACCTTAGCCGACCACTCTTCCTCTATCTGGAAGTTACGCTTCTCCATCGCCCTCAAATCGTCCTCGGCCTGCTTGTACTTGTGACGCATCTCGCGCTCGTGCATCGAGGTCagccgctccttctcctttaGCGCGTTCTCCATGtccttctgctgccgctgcagctcatcgATCCGGCACCGCGAGCTCGCCTCTGCTGTCCGCATCTTCTCCTCGATGGCACGCTGCTTCTTCAcaagctcctcctctctggTGCGCAGCACTGCCTCGGCAGAGACGCACTGCTCCTCCATCTCTTCGAGCCGGACTCGTGCGTATTCGGTGGCCATCTCGTGTGCCCGACGCAGCTCCTTCTCgcgcttctcctgctgcacacgcgcacgctcgACCTCGGCCTCGAGCGCCTGCATCTGCGCCTCGTAGGCCTCAC
Coding sequences within:
- a CDS encoding putative kinesin, yielding MLPRELARSPRMSSGGSAMTQPKRPTGPPGTRPVSAASPLIALSQNQLPLRSSTPLPPRNRVSSTAASRPSCSISGSFQPTPSILGAQEEKVRVAVRCRPPNVAHGERSDDVIVSMNPSANEVYLLDQEAAPWRLDMPLWSCSGVALDGSQAMSQAGVYEAVGRPLLQHALEGYNSTLMAYGQTGSGKTYTMMGDHRDDEDGEGAGIIPRMCRDLFHELNNRSFTAPSGERLSWEVHVRYVEVYCEKISDLLNCGASVGIREEITPQSATFALVGARRVKVAATDDLLQALAIGNKWRRTASTKLNDRSSRSHALFLIDLTEIISFTEPDGTVASAPSKGLSIRLVDLAGSERVSETGVHGQKLREVKDINLSLFTLGCVIECLSDPKRRGIKPPYRDSVLTKLLRDAFGGNSKTTMVCTISPCEAQHLQTVQTLHYAAKARHVLNKPRVKEDPSAMELRRANEELVALRRQLDEAQHNGNHYESIEAELREANMRLRREQKEARLRKQVMERREADLAARMRELEDQREAYEAQMQALEAEVERARVQQEKREKELRRAHEMATEYARVRLEEMEEQCVSAEAVLRTREEELVKKQRAIEEKMRTAEASSRCRIDELQRQQKDMENALKEKERLTSMHEREMRHKYKQAEDDLRAMEKRNFQIEEEWSAKVRALEATAKQREEDVAQRIREAQAAQCKAEAAARRREEELQQKWIETDNEARRVQSEVAAKEAELKRRVQEAHRRTDQREEELNERLRKAEYELGRRERETAQKLLEVETLRQATELQSETTRAKERTMKEVHSVRTESLQALEAQLQQRQEELRRQFDEVMQMKRAWNVQQAEQRQKLEAEHEAALQTVKQWETDVSQRDIELRRQNDELAGKLRAQEIQLEKQQMMLLADKNEFETAMQRDRRAMLRTREEMQLAQDRNDVDCKMRQDKLREWETELRDRRAGMEATQREREAALRQKEMALVALQDATMAKEVELYQAQERLKAEQADLQGVAKATEAERGRLQANCTRLQRFEMRLGGVADDGVFDPVALDDARMTAEYMACQGHAESSADVLNRREQRYFCAFESMYRANILAEERIEFRSLARSNQLEARDIQRCVEVMRMQEVTNALQAKLNAALSESKAAESRATASQGQVGTLREELESLRRQALEMKVQMGSAVSAAQFAEGQVRQLRLEAYEADAKHRDREQECQSAVIKAQSAATAAAHRQGLLHQLTMRVLLACEEEQRSLLEHHQTSELQSLHLLQISDRRVLDREGAIHKWQSLYRRRSEENTSTRAKDDAARQRLTDEDAQRLRNLQRTGDVLTRREGCLAAERERFEQRVLDFESCQRAQTTELSRQEQEVKGYLLELEEMDQRKMREYAERERRLVEMAEHLKMRQARIGTCAQDLFQSLLQRSVEQQPVLAEAHEELERVSVQHTKYMTLERQLIEQAQRGNADATQQLAKLHEEYIASEKHQLKRRARRLEEEEARNKQRLVEQEAEIHRYLLEIEAEDVRRNALSHQGEELMRKAEERLSKAQFKEAALRDLARQIHLEAMESEEQARTMETTVRRAEKSTREKLRHRKVELEQLQRAASSAAEYNERTLLDMEADLLTIVNKNKDAEHVIKTREAEIKRQKMYYMDLSKMLGERNEMLRKEHALRLCGKKNAGSLAKDLLDVNDSLRKQVSTWKQKFDVLLSEGKIECEKCSWKNKRDTSMCMCCGHAGLLELSQTC